Proteins encoded within one genomic window of Neorhizobium galegae bv. orientalis str. HAMBI 540:
- a CDS encoding thiamine pyrophosphate-requiring protein: MKVADAIVEILKREGIEVICGYPVNHVLEHAAMGDIRPIIVRQERHGLHMADAMSRLSSGKTIGVFAMQLGPGTENAYGGIAQAYSESVPILVLPMGYERRVAHVDPNYNATRSMRDITKSAEPITSAAEIPNIFRRAFSKLRNGRGGPVLVEIPNDMWQDEVPEPLNYRPVLSTRYGPDPIAVRDAVDLLLAAKRPILYAGQGVHYAQAWPQLKQLAELLAIPVSTSLEGKSAFPETHPLSVGAGGAAISKTLRHFLDSSDLIFGIGCSFTETAFGVQMPLDKTVIHATLDPDHVNKDIEAKVALVGDAALTLDAVLAELEARKVSPRDHTDIAAEIAKVQAEWLAEWMPKLTSDSKPLSPYRVLWDLQHTVDIENTIITHDAGSPRDQLSPFWKSVKPLTYIGWGKTTQLGYGLGLAMGAKLMHPDKLCINVWGDAAIGFTGMDFETAVRERLPILSILLNNFSMAMELPIMKVSTEKYRSTDISGDYAAFARALGGYGERVTDPAEIIPAIKRGIEQTQKGVPVLLEFITTQEIARSRYHRMLTGEKK; this comes from the coding sequence ATGAAAGTTGCCGACGCCATCGTGGAAATTCTGAAGCGCGAGGGGATCGAGGTCATCTGCGGTTACCCCGTGAACCACGTTCTCGAACACGCGGCCATGGGCGATATCCGCCCGATCATCGTGCGCCAGGAGCGCCACGGCCTGCATATGGCCGACGCCATGTCGCGCCTCTCGTCCGGCAAGACGATCGGCGTCTTCGCCATGCAGCTCGGGCCGGGCACGGAGAATGCCTATGGCGGCATCGCCCAGGCCTATTCGGAATCCGTGCCGATCCTCGTGCTGCCAATGGGCTATGAGCGCCGCGTCGCGCATGTCGATCCGAACTACAATGCCACCCGCTCGATGCGCGACATCACCAAGTCCGCCGAGCCGATCACCTCGGCTGCCGAGATCCCGAATATTTTTCGACGCGCTTTCTCCAAATTGCGCAATGGCCGCGGCGGCCCGGTTCTGGTCGAGATCCCGAACGACATGTGGCAGGACGAGGTGCCGGAGCCGCTGAACTATCGGCCGGTTCTTTCCACCCGCTACGGGCCGGACCCGATCGCCGTGCGCGACGCCGTCGACCTGCTGCTCGCCGCCAAGCGGCCGATCCTCTATGCCGGCCAGGGCGTCCATTACGCGCAGGCCTGGCCGCAGCTGAAACAGCTCGCCGAACTGCTGGCGATCCCGGTTTCGACCAGCCTTGAAGGCAAGAGCGCGTTTCCGGAAACCCATCCGCTGTCGGTCGGCGCCGGCGGGGCGGCAATTTCCAAGACGCTGCGCCATTTCCTCGACAGTTCCGACCTGATCTTCGGCATCGGCTGCTCGTTCACCGAGACCGCCTTCGGCGTGCAGATGCCGCTCGACAAGACAGTCATCCACGCGACGCTCGATCCCGACCACGTCAACAAGGATATCGAGGCCAAGGTGGCGCTTGTCGGCGATGCGGCGCTGACGCTCGACGCGGTGCTTGCCGAGCTCGAAGCCCGCAAGGTTTCTCCGCGCGACCATACCGACATCGCCGCCGAAATTGCCAAGGTCCAAGCCGAGTGGCTGGCGGAATGGATGCCGAAGCTCACCTCCGACAGCAAACCGCTGTCGCCCTACCGCGTGCTCTGGGATCTGCAGCACACGGTCGATATCGAAAATACCATCATCACCCATGACGCCGGCAGTCCGCGCGACCAGCTTTCGCCGTTCTGGAAGTCGGTAAAGCCGCTCACCTATATCGGCTGGGGCAAGACGACCCAGCTCGGGTATGGCCTGGGCCTTGCCATGGGCGCCAAGCTGATGCATCCGGACAAGCTCTGCATCAACGTCTGGGGCGATGCGGCGATCGGCTTTACCGGCATGGATTTCGAAACCGCGGTGCGCGAGCGCCTGCCGATCCTGTCGATCCTGCTCAACAATTTCTCGATGGCGATGGAACTGCCGATCATGAAGGTGTCGACGGAAAAATACCGCTCGACCGACATTTCCGGCGATTACGCCGCCTTTGCCCGCGCGCTGGGCGGTTACGGCGAACGGGTCACCGACCCGGCCGAAATCATCCCGGCGATCAAGCGCGGCATCGAGCAGACGCAAAAGGGCGTGCCGGTCCTCCTCGAATTCATCACAACGCAGGAAATCGCCCGCTCGCGCTACCACCGCATGCTGACGGGTGAGAAGAAATGA
- a CDS encoding alpha-hydroxy acid oxidase — translation MGGGPADNPKTIETLAELRRRYPMVGDLEKRAKWRIPRFAYEFLQGGAGDETGLDRNRTALQAVEVVPRYGMDVSKVDTSVELFGHRYAAPIGISPIGFDGMMWPGATEQFAKAAQAYNIPYLVGTLACAAIEKVVEWAPDVTWFQLYPMAPNNHQYSLEMTDRAHVAGAKVLVATLDVPVRAKRPRDLRNGLTMPFKLTPKTMMAAAMAPFWLDAIRRKGMPTFANMAGFAGAPDRVTTSAFVQKHIGGGFPWEQIARLRDRWPGPMMVKGVMHPADAEKALELGLNGVVVSNHGGRQFDAAPATIDVLPEIARTVGTRGTVLFDSGVVSGVDMVRAIACGAHSSFAGRAFMLGLAALGDHGAAHMAQAFIEEYRITLGQSGLLNTDQVRRAPVRHPGAWTRQDFEPHL, via the coding sequence ATGGGAGGAGGACCAGCTGACAACCCGAAGACGATCGAGACGCTGGCGGAACTCCGCCGGCGTTATCCGATGGTCGGCGACCTGGAAAAACGGGCGAAATGGCGTATTCCGCGTTTCGCCTATGAGTTCCTCCAGGGCGGCGCCGGCGACGAGACTGGCCTCGACCGAAACCGGACAGCGCTGCAGGCGGTAGAAGTGGTGCCGCGTTATGGCATGGACGTATCCAAGGTCGACACCTCGGTGGAGCTTTTCGGCCATCGTTACGCCGCCCCGATCGGCATCTCGCCGATCGGCTTCGACGGCATGATGTGGCCGGGCGCCACCGAGCAGTTCGCCAAGGCCGCCCAGGCCTACAACATCCCCTATCTGGTCGGCACGCTTGCCTGCGCGGCGATCGAGAAGGTGGTGGAATGGGCGCCCGACGTCACCTGGTTCCAGCTCTACCCGATGGCGCCGAACAACCATCAATACAGTCTCGAAATGACTGATCGCGCCCATGTCGCCGGTGCCAAGGTTCTGGTCGCGACACTCGACGTGCCCGTGCGCGCCAAGCGCCCGCGCGATCTTCGCAACGGCCTCACCATGCCCTTCAAGCTGACGCCGAAGACGATGATGGCGGCTGCGATGGCCCCCTTCTGGCTGGACGCGATCCGCCGCAAGGGAATGCCGACCTTCGCCAACATGGCCGGTTTCGCCGGCGCCCCTGACCGCGTCACCACCTCCGCCTTCGTGCAAAAACATATCGGCGGCGGCTTCCCCTGGGAGCAGATCGCCCGCCTGCGCGACAGATGGCCGGGGCCGATGATGGTCAAAGGCGTCATGCACCCGGCGGATGCGGAAAAGGCGCTGGAACTCGGCCTGAACGGCGTGGTCGTCTCCAACCATGGTGGCCGCCAGTTCGATGCGGCGCCCGCGACGATCGACGTCCTGCCGGAAATTGCCCGCACGGTGGGCACCCGTGGTACGGTGCTGTTCGACAGCGGCGTCGTCTCCGGCGTCGACATGGTGCGCGCAATTGCCTGCGGCGCCCATTCGTCGTTTGCCGGCCGCGCCTTCATGCTCGGCCTTGCCGCACTCGGAGACCATGGCGCCGCCCATATGGCGCAGGCCTTCATCGAGGAATATCGCATCACGCTCGGCCAGAGCGGGCTGCTGAATACGGACCAGGTCCGCCGCGCGCCCGTGCGTCATCCCGGCGCCTGGACACGACAAGACTTCGAACCTCACCTCTAA
- a CDS encoding thiamine pyrophosphate-requiring protein yields the protein MKHEKPTGTFAAEAVLTHMKAAGIDVLFANGGTDFPSIIEAFARQSETGLKMPEALVIPHEGVAVGMAHGYYLMTSKPAGVIVHVNVGLANSVMGLINARSENVPVMMFSGRTPITEHGRFGSRSSPIHWGQEMFDQGGMVREVVKWDYELRYPEQAGIVIDRAMSIAMSEPRGPVYLSLPREALAEGAEVEISHRSTVTPTTYGPADPDLVAQAADLLAKAKNPLIITQSPELAPDFEPLAGFVEKFALPTIEMWATRLALPSDHPMMIGRDSTQVLKDADVVVVINAAVPWISDHTDMAEGARVIAIGPDPQHSRVPIRSFPIDIALAGGINKTIAALAAAMAERVPASETFSERREKWATIKAAQAEAADKRAAMGNGSPMTPAYVSRCISDILDDRTTVVNELGIDPSVMSFKYPKSYFSTPLSGGLGFGLTAALGAQLGDRSRQVIATIGDGSYMFANPVACHQTATALKLPLLTVVFNNGIWNAVRRSTLYMYPDGSAATANTMPITALDPAPDYAAVARAHGAHAERIETGADLPAALQRALAATKSGQQAMIEVMVSY from the coding sequence ATGAAACACGAAAAACCCACCGGCACGTTCGCCGCCGAAGCTGTGCTGACCCACATGAAGGCCGCAGGCATCGATGTCCTGTTCGCCAATGGTGGCACCGACTTCCCGTCGATCATCGAGGCGTTTGCCCGCCAGTCCGAAACCGGCCTGAAAATGCCGGAAGCTCTGGTCATCCCGCATGAGGGTGTCGCGGTCGGCATGGCGCACGGCTATTACCTGATGACCTCAAAACCCGCCGGGGTCATCGTCCACGTCAATGTCGGGCTTGCCAACTCGGTCATGGGCCTGATCAACGCCCGGTCGGAAAATGTGCCGGTGATGATGTTCTCCGGCCGCACGCCGATCACCGAACACGGCCGTTTCGGCTCGCGTTCCTCGCCGATCCACTGGGGCCAGGAAATGTTCGACCAGGGCGGCATGGTCCGCGAAGTGGTCAAGTGGGATTACGAGCTGCGCTACCCGGAACAGGCGGGCATCGTCATCGACCGCGCCATGAGCATCGCCATGAGCGAGCCGCGCGGCCCGGTCTATCTGAGCCTGCCGCGCGAGGCGCTGGCCGAGGGTGCGGAGGTCGAGATCAGCCACCGCTCGACAGTCACCCCGACCACCTACGGCCCGGCCGATCCGGACCTGGTCGCCCAGGCTGCCGACCTGCTCGCCAAGGCAAAAAATCCGCTGATCATCACCCAGAGCCCGGAGCTCGCACCGGATTTCGAGCCGCTCGCCGGCTTCGTCGAAAAGTTCGCGCTGCCGACAATCGAAATGTGGGCAACCCGCCTGGCACTGCCGAGCGACCATCCGATGATGATTGGCCGCGACTCCACCCAGGTCCTGAAGGACGCCGACGTCGTGGTCGTGATCAATGCCGCGGTTCCGTGGATTTCGGACCATACGGACATGGCCGAAGGCGCCAGGGTCATCGCCATCGGCCCGGACCCGCAGCATAGCCGCGTACCGATCCGCAGTTTTCCAATCGACATCGCGCTTGCCGGCGGCATCAACAAGACGATCGCAGCGCTTGCCGCTGCGATGGCCGAGCGCGTGCCGGCATCCGAAACCTTCTCCGAGCGTCGCGAAAAGTGGGCGACGATCAAGGCGGCCCAGGCCGAGGCCGCCGACAAGCGCGCCGCCATGGGCAACGGTTCGCCGATGACGCCGGCCTATGTCAGCCGCTGCATCTCCGATATTCTGGACGACAGGACGACTGTGGTGAACGAACTCGGCATCGATCCGTCGGTGATGAGCTTCAAATATCCGAAATCCTACTTCTCGACCCCGCTGTCCGGCGGTCTCGGCTTCGGCCTGACCGCAGCGCTCGGCGCCCAGCTCGGCGACCGCAGCCGCCAGGTGATCGCAACGATCGGCGACGGTTCCTACATGTTCGCCAACCCTGTCGCTTGTCACCAGACGGCAACTGCGCTGAAACTGCCGCTGCTCACGGTCGTCTTCAACAACGGCATCTGGAACGCCGTGCGCCGCTCGACGCTCTACATGTATCCGGACGGCAGCGCGGCGACCGCCAACACCATGCCGATCACCGCGCTCGACCCGGCTCCGGACTATGCCGCCGTCGCTCGCGCCCATGGCGCCCATGCCGAGCGCATCGAAACCGGCGCCGATCTGCCGGCGGCACTGCAGCGGGCACTGGCCGCGACCAAGAGCGGCCAGCAGGCCATGATCGAAGTCATGGTTTCGTACTAA
- a CDS encoding NAD-dependent succinate-semialdehyde dehydrogenase produces the protein MNIATNPAHSSDGYQSARLLIDGIWLENGDRKTQPLINPATEKAIGVVPHATAQDLDRALEAASRAFPLWRATSPRERGRILKRAAQLMHDRQEEIARLATLEMGKPIAEARLETHFATEEMEWFAEEGRRTYGRVIPGRIGETRFQVVKEPVGPTAGFSAWNFPVGNAARKMGSALAAGCTMIYKPGEEAPASAAAVAQCLLDAGVPAGVIAVVYGVPDFISRHLLASPIIRKISFTGSVAVGQHLIRLASETLKRTTMELGGHAPVLVFDDADQTAALDMSVQRKYRNGGQVCVSPTRFYVQDKSYDAFCAGFAERASKIKLGDGLDPATGMGPLVHGRRRDAIEALVQDATSKGAKLLAGGHRVYNEGFFYAPTVLADVPSDARIMSEEPFGPVAVLNRFSDFDDAVTKANELPYGLAAYAFSNSHKTIAKLSDALEAGMVGINSFNISMPETPFGGVKASGHGSEVGIEGVDAYMVTKTVSIT, from the coding sequence ATGAACATCGCGACCAATCCAGCCCACTCGTCCGACGGTTACCAGTCCGCGCGTCTCCTGATCGACGGTATCTGGCTGGAGAATGGCGACCGCAAGACGCAGCCGCTGATCAACCCGGCCACTGAAAAAGCGATCGGCGTGGTGCCGCATGCGACGGCGCAGGATCTCGACCGGGCGCTCGAAGCCGCAAGCCGAGCCTTTCCGCTATGGCGTGCGACGAGCCCGCGCGAGCGTGGCCGCATCCTGAAGCGCGCAGCCCAGTTGATGCACGACCGGCAGGAAGAGATCGCCAGACTCGCGACGCTCGAAATGGGCAAGCCGATCGCCGAAGCGCGGCTGGAGACCCATTTCGCCACGGAAGAAATGGAGTGGTTCGCCGAGGAAGGCCGCCGCACCTATGGCCGCGTCATTCCCGGCCGGATCGGCGAAACCCGCTTCCAGGTGGTCAAGGAACCGGTCGGCCCGACCGCCGGTTTTTCGGCGTGGAACTTCCCGGTCGGCAATGCCGCCCGCAAGATGGGCTCGGCGCTCGCCGCCGGTTGCACGATGATCTACAAACCCGGCGAAGAGGCCCCGGCGTCTGCCGCGGCCGTCGCCCAATGCCTTTTGGATGCAGGCGTTCCGGCGGGCGTCATCGCCGTCGTCTACGGCGTGCCGGATTTCATCTCGCGCCACCTGCTCGCCTCGCCGATCATCCGCAAGATCTCGTTTACCGGCTCGGTCGCCGTCGGTCAGCACCTCATCCGGCTTGCCTCGGAAACCTTGAAGCGCACCACGATGGAGCTCGGCGGCCATGCGCCGGTGCTCGTCTTCGACGATGCCGACCAGACCGCAGCGCTCGACATGTCGGTGCAGCGCAAATACCGCAATGGCGGCCAGGTCTGCGTCTCGCCGACCCGCTTCTACGTGCAGGACAAGTCGTACGACGCCTTCTGCGCCGGTTTTGCCGAGCGCGCTTCCAAGATCAAACTCGGCGACGGCCTCGATCCGGCGACCGGCATGGGACCGCTGGTCCACGGCCGCCGCCGCGATGCGATCGAGGCGCTGGTGCAGGACGCCACCTCCAAGGGCGCCAAGCTGCTCGCCGGCGGCCATCGAGTTTACAACGAAGGCTTTTTCTATGCCCCGACCGTTCTCGCCGACGTGCCGAGCGATGCGCGGATCATGAGCGAGGAGCCGTTCGGCCCGGTCGCCGTGCTCAATCGCTTCTCAGATTTCGACGATGCGGTCACCAAGGCGAACGAACTGCCCTACGGCCTTGCGGCCTATGCCTTCTCCAATTCGCACAAGACCATCGCAAAACTTTCCGACGCGCTGGAAGCGGGCATGGTCGGCATCAATTCCTTCAACATCTCCATGCCGGAAACGCCGTTCGGCGGGGTGAAAGCGAGCGGCCACGGGTCCGAAGTCGGGATCGAGGGCGTCGACGCCTATATGGTCACCAAGACGGTCAGCATCACCTGA
- a CDS encoding SDR family NAD(P)-dependent oxidoreductase, translating into MQAEKLFDLKGQIAVVTGAASGLGLAITKTLAANGAHVALLDLDAETLAAAYQWLNGQGFSAESHQVDVSDSASLRNTIDGIAEKHGHLDILVANAGISGGPNSRTEAGAIENVSDELWNRVVDVNLTATFVAIQSAAKHMKKQRQGRIVAIASIAGMRGDPMTGYAYASSKGAVVNLVKQASWELAPYNVLVNGIAPGPFRTNIAGGRIREPEVEKAFADTVPLGRIAETEEIMGLALLLASKASSFMTGAVIPIDGGTVAI; encoded by the coding sequence ATGCAGGCCGAAAAACTATTCGATCTCAAAGGCCAAATCGCCGTCGTCACCGGTGCGGCGAGCGGCCTTGGCCTTGCCATCACCAAGACGCTGGCGGCCAATGGCGCGCATGTGGCGCTGCTCGATCTCGACGCCGAGACGCTTGCCGCCGCTTACCAATGGCTGAACGGCCAGGGCTTTTCCGCCGAAAGCCATCAGGTCGATGTCTCCGACAGCGCGAGCCTGCGCAACACCATCGATGGCATTGCCGAAAAACACGGGCATCTCGATATCCTCGTCGCCAACGCCGGCATCAGCGGCGGCCCGAATTCCCGCACCGAGGCGGGCGCCATCGAGAATGTCAGCGACGAGCTGTGGAACCGGGTGGTGGACGTGAACCTCACCGCCACTTTCGTTGCCATCCAGTCCGCCGCCAAGCATATGAAGAAACAGAGACAAGGCCGTATCGTCGCGATCGCCTCGATCGCCGGCATGCGCGGCGATCCGATGACCGGTTACGCCTATGCATCCAGCAAGGGCGCCGTCGTTAATCTCGTCAAGCAGGCCTCGTGGGAGCTGGCGCCCTATAACGTTCTCGTCAACGGCATCGCGCCCGGCCCCTTCCGCACCAATATCGCCGGCGGCCGCATTCGCGAACCGGAGGTGGAAAAGGCCTTTGCCGACACCGTGCCACTCGGCCGCATTGCCGAGACGGAGGAGATCATGGGCCTCGCCCTGCTTTTGGCATCGAAGGCCTCGAGTTTCATGACCGGCGCGGTGATCCCGATCGACGGCGGTACGGTCGCTATTTGA
- a CDS encoding alpha/beta fold hydrolase, with the protein MSFTESYETVTGTKIRLMRGGKGAPLLFLHGASGASRWLPFMEKLSETHEVIVPEHPGFGGSDNPEWLDNISDLAFFYLDVLDHLGLDKVNLVGQSIGGWLAAEIAVRNATKLGTLTVVAPAGIRVKGLPKGDVFMWSPEETARNLFHDQAFAEAMLAAPPPSKEGMEILLRNKLTSAKLAWEPRFLNPHLHKWLHRIPVPTLIVWGDDDKAMPVGYAPAWRDLIPNSRLEIIENCGHVPQIEKADRFVELVNGFIGEVTR; encoded by the coding sequence ATGAGCTTTACCGAAAGCTATGAAACCGTCACCGGCACGAAGATCCGGCTCATGCGGGGAGGCAAGGGCGCTCCGCTGCTTTTCCTGCACGGTGCGAGCGGCGCCTCGCGCTGGCTGCCCTTCATGGAGAAGCTCTCCGAAACCCACGAGGTGATCGTGCCGGAACATCCAGGTTTCGGCGGCTCCGACAATCCGGAATGGCTCGACAATATTTCCGACCTCGCCTTTTTTTATCTGGACGTCCTCGACCATCTCGGCCTCGACAAAGTCAACCTGGTCGGCCAGTCGATCGGCGGATGGCTGGCGGCGGAGATCGCCGTCCGCAATGCGACGAAACTCGGCACCCTGACCGTCGTGGCGCCGGCCGGCATACGCGTCAAGGGCCTGCCCAAAGGAGACGTCTTCATGTGGAGCCCGGAGGAGACCGCCCGCAACCTCTTCCACGACCAGGCGTTTGCGGAAGCGATGCTGGCGGCCCCGCCGCCGTCGAAGGAAGGGATGGAAATCCTTCTCAGGAACAAGCTCACTTCGGCCAAGCTCGCCTGGGAGCCGCGTTTCCTCAATCCGCACCTGCACAAGTGGCTGCATCGGATCCCGGTGCCGACACTGATCGTCTGGGGGGACGACGACAAGGCGATGCCAGTCGGTTACGCTCCGGCCTGGCGCGACCTCATTCCCAATTCGCGGCTTGAGATCATCGAGAATTGCGGACACGTGCCGCAGATCGAAAAGGCCGACCGTTTCGTCGAACTGGTCAATGGCTTCATCGGGGAGGTTACGCGATGA
- a CDS encoding LLM class flavin-dependent oxidoreductase: MKFYFMHLMPYADLDLSYDEKHNSAWVTLPNTYYDPKKGHQLYNRYLDELEYADQLGFDGICVNEHHSNAYGLMPIPGVMAGALARRTKNVKIAILGRALPLLNNPLTVAEEFAMVDNITGGRLIAGMVRGIGAEYHSWGVNPAFSHERFQEAHDLILQAWTQPGPSVFEGKHYNFEYVNVWPRVYQDNPHPPIWIPSQGSSETIEWAAHPDRKYTYLQTFASVSTVARYMKMYKDVAAGYGYEATEDQLGWSLPLYVAETDEIARREAKEHIEAFLQKFLRMPMEMLLPPGYTSVKSMVGAMSAKAGHAMKQTIDSVIEEGKFICGSPATVREKLEEYQAQIGFGHLLTLLQFGTLPAELTRKNMEIYSKEVMPYLRNATSRTAA; encoded by the coding sequence ATGAAATTCTACTTCATGCACCTGATGCCCTATGCGGATCTCGATCTGTCCTATGACGAGAAGCACAATTCCGCCTGGGTCACCCTGCCGAACACCTATTACGATCCGAAGAAGGGCCACCAGCTCTACAACCGTTACCTGGACGAGCTCGAATATGCCGACCAGCTGGGGTTCGACGGCATCTGCGTCAACGAGCACCATTCGAACGCCTATGGCCTGATGCCGATCCCGGGCGTCATGGCCGGCGCGCTCGCCCGCCGCACCAAGAACGTCAAGATCGCCATTCTCGGCCGGGCGCTGCCGCTCCTCAACAACCCACTGACCGTGGCGGAAGAATTCGCGATGGTCGACAACATTACCGGCGGCCGCCTGATTGCCGGCATGGTGCGCGGCATAGGTGCCGAATACCATTCCTGGGGCGTCAACCCGGCCTTTTCACACGAGCGGTTCCAGGAGGCCCATGACCTGATCCTGCAGGCCTGGACCCAACCCGGCCCGAGCGTCTTCGAAGGCAAGCACTATAATTTCGAATACGTGAACGTCTGGCCGCGGGTCTACCAGGACAATCCGCATCCGCCGATCTGGATCCCGAGCCAGGGTTCCAGCGAGACGATCGAATGGGCCGCTCATCCGGACCGCAAATATACCTATCTCCAAACCTTCGCCTCGGTCTCAACCGTCGCCCGCTACATGAAGATGTATAAGGACGTTGCGGCCGGTTACGGCTACGAGGCGACCGAAGATCAGCTCGGCTGGTCGCTGCCGCTTTATGTCGCGGAGACCGACGAGATCGCCCGCCGCGAAGCCAAGGAGCATATCGAGGCCTTCCTGCAGAAGTTCCTGCGCATGCCGATGGAGATGCTGCTGCCGCCCGGCTACACTTCGGTGAAGTCGATGGTCGGGGCGATGTCGGCCAAGGCCGGCCATGCGATGAAGCAGACGATCGACAGCGTCATCGAAGAAGGCAAATTCATCTGCGGCAGCCCGGCGACGGTGCGCGAGAAGCTGGAAGAGTACCAGGCCCAGATCGGCTTCGGTCATCTCTTGACGCTTCTGCAGTTCGGCACCCTACCGGCCGAGCTAACCCGTAAGAACATGGAGATCTATTCCAAGGAGGTCATGCCGTATCTGCGCAACGCGACATCCAGGACCGCGGCTTGA
- a CDS encoding spermidine synthase yields MLPWIQLDRATIPGEGGELRLKQRGAEFSIMLGSTELMNSRLSGSEEALATLSCERISGRKDARMLIGGLGMGFTLRAALGALPEDARVTVAELVPAVVDWARGPMAEFHKGTLDDLRVDIHVGDVGALIHSRNATYDAILLDVDNGPDGLTRASNDSLYNHAGLRAAKAALRENGVLAVWSSAPDAAFTRRLRDAGFTAEEIFVRANGKRGGRHVLWMATNR; encoded by the coding sequence ATGCTTCCCTGGATCCAGCTTGACCGTGCAACCATTCCCGGCGAGGGCGGCGAATTGCGCCTCAAGCAGCGCGGAGCCGAATTTTCGATCATGCTCGGCTCGACGGAGTTGATGAACAGCCGGTTGAGCGGTTCGGAAGAGGCGCTGGCGACGCTCTCCTGCGAGCGGATTTCCGGGCGGAAGGATGCCCGGATGCTGATCGGCGGCCTCGGCATGGGATTTACCCTGCGGGCGGCCTTGGGCGCTTTGCCGGAGGATGCCAGGGTTACCGTCGCGGAACTGGTGCCGGCCGTGGTCGACTGGGCGCGCGGGCCGATGGCGGAATTTCACAAGGGCACGCTCGATGATCTGCGTGTCGATATTCATGTCGGCGATGTCGGAGCGCTGATCCACTCGCGCAATGCCACTTACGATGCGATCCTGCTCGATGTCGACAACGGCCCCGACGGGCTGACGCGGGCTTCCAACGACAGCCTCTATAACCACGCGGGGCTCCGGGCCGCCAAGGCGGCGCTGCGCGAAAACGGCGTCTTGGCCGTCTGGTCGTCGGCGCCGGATGCCGCCTTTACCCGCCGGCTGCGGGATGCGGGATTTACCGCCGAGGAAATCTTCGTGCGCGCCAACGGCAAGCGCGGCGGCCGCCACGTCCTGTGGATGGCCACCAACCGGTAG
- a CDS encoding GntR family transcriptional regulator, giving the protein MTNETTRDDAKDGTTQSAVETAYHRIRHLILTGEMRSGDKLLENQLAVAIGVSRTPIREALNRLSAEGLVVLERYRRGIVADFSLDDAIEIFRLRAILEGHATSRAATRISEADLQRLQELERVMETQFEELGWNEHLEGFDRLNTEFHAVIAAAAESPRLEKILASSLELPASIFNRYSEPVEVRTRRTHAQHREILAALKARNPEWAQAAMNAHLFSLLPTASGSLEHEDGAK; this is encoded by the coding sequence TTGACCAACGAGACAACCAGAGACGATGCCAAGGACGGGACAACGCAGAGCGCTGTCGAAACCGCCTATCACCGTATCCGGCATCTGATCCTCACCGGCGAAATGCGCTCCGGCGACAAACTCCTGGAGAACCAGCTCGCCGTCGCGATCGGCGTGTCCCGCACACCGATCCGCGAGGCGTTGAACCGGCTGAGCGCCGAGGGCCTGGTGGTGCTGGAACGCTACCGGCGGGGGATCGTCGCAGATTTCTCGCTCGACGACGCGATCGAGATCTTTCGGCTGCGTGCCATTCTCGAAGGCCATGCGACCAGCCGCGCCGCCACTCGCATTTCGGAAGCCGACCTGCAGCGGCTGCAGGAGCTGGAACGGGTGATGGAGACCCAGTTCGAGGAACTCGGCTGGAACGAGCACCTCGAAGGTTTCGACAGGCTCAACACCGAATTCCATGCGGTGATCGCCGCCGCCGCCGAAAGCCCGCGGCTCGAAAAGATCCTGGCCTCTTCGCTGGAGCTGCCGGCCTCGATCTTCAACCGGTATTCAGAGCCGGTCGAGGTGCGCACCCGCCGCACCCATGCCCAGCACCGGGAAATCCTCGCAGCACTCAAGGCCCGCAATCCCGAATGGGCACAGGCGGCAATGAACGCCCACCTCTTTTCGCTCTTGCCGACCGCTTCGGGCTCACTGGAGCATGAAGACGGGGCGAAATGA